One part of the Sulfolobus tengchongensis genome encodes these proteins:
- a CDS encoding ABC transporter substrate-binding protein: MSDIKSLIVLGIMITSLILPFMLFMQATAQTPLTIAPPNSSILVDVSQTAPPDALDPATGFYVQDGPLFTAVFQELVEYNGSNYLQVVPVIAQNWSTSNYENWTFYIRHGVYFPDGVQVNASTVWFSLYRTILMGQGPGVSNYIELLFNSTQYGQTGYALPWGVAAAIQNVTGLPTTKNATLAAKVLASILSHFNAANTTIEKIMEYPYQAVVVKGPYEVEISTLTPYRDFLLDLANWWGAIVDPVVVDQHGGVQPNTPNAYLDENGMNGTGPYVIKSVGPSLSEIVLMKNPHYWANNLSNIPAVAEPAHIPIIEIEYGLSHNDRVEDFATNKAQISYVSVPFLQQMYSSYQYNKYVGFNQIFANLGYEAAVFYLSLNMQVFPTNITAFRQAIAYAINYSALLSIFKYQNETLAINYLGPISPVFPIYNEVMQLDQLHPFTYNLSLAMHYLNEAGYEGHFYVVLPNGTTLGDTKGSQLGTLDIYALAPVNELEQEELTIIQDNLQQIGISTSIKYVLPSVTDTWVTPSATPAIVDLGWFPDWPDPIFQELIAQTDVLYGGISGDLAWVNISTLQQMYQTLPFLTNQTEQTLEVAQIYKILYQEVPYVYLPNPVVYYFIQPYLKGFVYNSFVGYYYNLMYYQPYTITTSTTTSTSTTTVPPVSTTTPTTTTISTTITTHPATSSTLIYAVVGIVIVIIVIVAVVVLLRGRGRGGPGF, from the coding sequence ATGTCGGATATAAAAAGTTTAATAGTTTTGGGAATAATGATAACTAGCCTAATATTACCTTTCATGCTGTTCATGCAAGCGACAGCACAGACTCCACTCACAATTGCACCTCCAAATTCCTCAATACTTGTTGATGTATCACAAACTGCACCTCCAGACGCATTAGACCCTGCTACTGGTTTTTACGTGCAAGATGGTCCATTATTTACTGCTGTGTTTCAAGAATTGGTAGAATATAATGGTTCTAATTATTTGCAGGTAGTTCCAGTAATAGCACAAAACTGGTCAACCTCAAATTATGAGAATTGGACATTCTACATAAGACATGGAGTGTACTTCCCAGATGGAGTACAAGTAAATGCATCAACCGTGTGGTTCTCGCTATATAGAACCATATTGATGGGACAAGGTCCTGGCGTATCCAACTATATTGAGTTATTGTTTAACTCTACACAATACGGCCAAACCGGTTACGCATTACCATGGGGTGTAGCTGCAGCAATCCAAAACGTAACTGGACTTCCCACTACTAAAAACGCAACATTAGCTGCTAAAGTACTAGCTTCAATTCTATCTCACTTTAATGCCGCAAATACTACAATTGAAAAGATCATGGAATATCCCTATCAAGCAGTAGTAGTAAAAGGCCCATATGAAGTGGAAATAAGTACCTTAACACCTTATAGGGACTTTTTACTTGATTTGGCAAATTGGTGGGGAGCAATAGTTGACCCCGTGGTTGTTGATCAGCATGGAGGAGTACAGCCAAATACTCCTAATGCTTATCTAGACGAAAATGGAATGAATGGCACTGGTCCATACGTCATCAAAAGTGTAGGGCCTAGTTTATCAGAAATTGTATTAATGAAGAACCCGCACTATTGGGCAAATAATCTGTCTAACATACCTGCTGTAGCAGAACCTGCACACATACCAATTATAGAAATCGAATACGGTTTAAGTCATAATGATAGAGTAGAAGATTTCGCAACAAATAAGGCTCAAATATCTTACGTGAGTGTACCCTTCTTACAACAAATGTACTCCTCATATCAATACAACAAATATGTGGGATTCAATCAAATATTTGCAAACCTTGGATATGAAGCTGCAGTATTTTACTTATCACTGAATATGCAAGTATTCCCAACCAACATAACAGCGTTTAGGCAAGCAATAGCTTATGCTATAAACTATTCGGCTTTGCTCAGTATATTCAAGTACCAGAATGAAACGTTAGCAATAAACTATCTAGGTCCAATATCACCAGTGTTCCCTATATATAACGAAGTAATGCAACTAGACCAATTACATCCATTTACATATAATCTTTCGCTTGCAATGCACTATCTCAATGAGGCTGGTTATGAAGGACATTTCTACGTAGTGTTACCTAATGGCACTACTCTTGGTGATACTAAAGGTAGCCAATTAGGGACTTTAGATATTTATGCGTTAGCACCAGTGAATGAATTAGAGCAAGAAGAATTAACCATAATCCAGGATAATTTGCAGCAAATAGGCATCTCAACTTCTATAAAGTACGTATTACCTTCTGTTACTGATACCTGGGTAACACCGTCTGCAACTCCTGCAATTGTAGATCTTGGCTGGTTCCCAGATTGGCCTGATCCAATATTCCAAGAGCTAATAGCGCAAACTGATGTATTATATGGTGGAATATCTGGCGATCTTGCGTGGGTTAATATATCTACGTTACAACAGATGTACCAGACACTTCCATTCTTAACAAATCAGACAGAACAAACACTCGAGGTAGCACAAATATATAAAATATTGTATCAAGAGGTACCATACGTTTACCTACCTAATCCAGTCGTTTACTATTTCATACAACCATATCTGAAAGGTTTTGTATACAACTCGTTCGTAGGATACTACTATAACCTAATGTATTATCAACCCTATACCATTACCACAAGTACAACTACTAGCACTTCTACAACGACAGTTCCACCAGTCTCCACTACAAC
- a CDS encoding phosphate uptake regulator PhoU, with translation MEKNLRRRIQKIKGGSYIITLPPEWIRRNNLDAKSEVLVIQKDGELLIKPIRKYSSKKIINLDEVDIETVKYLINVYYMQGISEIEIISQSVISTIIKNELKTLQLYLQGLIVENESFNYIRFRIHDNAYINLIEEMKNFANKLEILLEDLYRIAENPVKEMAIDLKNRSEELYKLYNLLIREIALISQKEEEFDIKNLPTKDLILYAIAMRDMGRMLSHIKTASSVISECKSIPSETVIAIQKVIRMFKEAREVFFDQNMEYIRNIRDSMKEINKLASSTEIECKELAREVIRIGSYCIALMDDGVHKSVKL, from the coding sequence ATGGAGAAGAATTTAAGAAGGAGGATTCAGAAAATTAAGGGAGGAAGTTATATAATAACTTTGCCACCAGAATGGATAAGAAGGAATAACTTAGACGCAAAAAGTGAAGTCCTCGTAATTCAAAAGGATGGTGAATTACTAATAAAACCAATAAGAAAGTATTCCAGTAAGAAGATAATCAATTTAGACGAGGTAGATATAGAAACTGTGAAGTATTTAATTAACGTTTATTATATGCAGGGAATTTCTGAGATCGAAATAATATCACAGTCAGTAATCTCAACGATCATTAAAAATGAGCTGAAAACCTTACAGCTGTATTTACAAGGACTAATAGTAGAAAATGAAAGTTTTAATTATATTAGATTCAGAATTCATGATAATGCTTATATAAATCTGATAGAAGAAATGAAGAATTTTGCTAACAAATTGGAAATACTACTTGAGGATTTATATAGGATAGCCGAAAACCCAGTTAAAGAAATGGCAATAGACCTAAAAAACAGATCAGAAGAATTATATAAATTATATAACTTACTAATAAGAGAGATCGCCTTGATATCACAAAAAGAAGAAGAATTTGATATCAAGAACCTTCCAACTAAAGACCTAATACTCTATGCCATCGCAATGCGAGATATGGGAAGAATGTTGTCTCACATTAAAACTGCTTCCTCAGTTATTTCAGAATGTAAGAGTATACCTTCAGAAACAGTAATAGCAATTCAGAAAGTCATAAGAATGTTTAAAGAAGCTAGAGAAGTATTTTTCGACCAAAATATGGAATATATAAGGAATATAAGAGATAGCATGAAGGAAATTAACAAACTAGCTAGTTCCACAGAGATAGAATGCAAAGAATTAGCCAGAGAAGTAATAAGAATAGGAAGTTACTGTATAGCCTTAATGGATGATGGAGTACATAAGAGCGTAAAATTATAA
- a CDS encoding aminobenzoate oxygenase: MDINYENEPIYPEDNVYPPTWEFDDEKAMRLYRRAKKEQWDEEDLDWKKYEEIVSGLDRKQRLALAYWWALLSNFDNATPVFAYALVKASEKKLPVPIKALLTTITYDENRHNILCGFAIEKAFKGFPFNFKPQDDLERKAKLNVEWVWWNGSRYWKGYLEAYKKYTLDILFTSFMMGEAAATTVFSGMKDKTKIPTLKDAFRNLTVDETRHYAFTHLILTNNLNKMNEEKKMFVTKQIRAGFVFLSLITYKAPKEFWKLPPWYQEIHEKMEELANDAGLGLPTIEERERIWREAVIRVAGNLKRFNVKVPSMPEIGINGDEDIELKEDDLVAAIF; the protein is encoded by the coding sequence ATGGATATAAATTATGAGAATGAGCCAATATATCCCGAAGATAATGTATATCCTCCAACATGGGAATTCGACGATGAGAAAGCCATGAGACTTTATCGAAGAGCCAAAAAGGAACAATGGGACGAGGAAGATCTAGATTGGAAAAAATATGAGGAGATCGTATCTGGACTTGATAGAAAACAAAGATTAGCATTGGCTTACTGGTGGGCACTCTTATCTAATTTTGACAATGCAACTCCGGTCTTCGCTTACGCATTGGTTAAAGCTTCTGAGAAGAAATTACCAGTTCCCATTAAAGCATTACTAACTACAATAACTTATGATGAAAATAGACATAACATATTATGTGGATTCGCTATAGAAAAAGCGTTTAAGGGATTTCCCTTTAATTTCAAACCACAAGACGATTTAGAAAGAAAAGCCAAACTAAATGTGGAGTGGGTATGGTGGAATGGTTCAAGATACTGGAAGGGATATTTAGAGGCCTATAAGAAGTACACCCTTGATATCTTGTTTACATCATTTATGATGGGCGAAGCCGCAGCTACAACTGTTTTTAGCGGAATGAAAGATAAGACCAAAATACCAACCCTGAAAGATGCTTTCAGGAATTTAACAGTAGATGAAACTAGACATTATGCTTTCACCCATCTTATCTTAACTAATAATCTAAATAAAATGAATGAAGAGAAGAAGATGTTTGTAACTAAACAAATAAGAGCTGGGTTTGTGTTCTTATCACTAATAACGTACAAGGCTCCTAAGGAATTTTGGAAATTACCCCCGTGGTATCAAGAAATACACGAAAAAATGGAAGAACTAGCTAACGATGCTGGCTTAGGTTTACCCACAATAGAGGAGAGAGAAAGAATATGGAGAGAGGCAGTAATTAGAGTAGCTGGCAATTTAAAGAGATTTAATGTAAAAGTACCTTCAATGCCTGAAATAGGCATAAATGGAGATGAGGATATCGAATTAAAAGAAGATGATTTAGTAGCCGCTATTTTCTAG
- a CDS encoding hotdog fold thioesterase: MLKESPFLKLLNINLEEVREGYAKVSAIVTKDYLNVHNTAHGSFIFAIADAAFEYVSNFSRDSVALHMDIDFRRPAKEGEKVIAEAFEESVGKTTSLYRIVVKNIEGKLIAYVTALVYHLDNDRKI; encoded by the coding sequence GTGCTAAAAGAGAGCCCTTTTCTTAAATTACTAAATATTAACTTAGAGGAAGTAAGAGAAGGCTATGCCAAAGTATCAGCAATAGTTACTAAAGATTATCTAAACGTTCACAATACTGCCCATGGTTCTTTTATTTTCGCTATAGCCGATGCAGCCTTTGAATACGTTAGCAATTTTTCGAGAGACTCTGTTGCACTGCACATGGATATAGATTTTAGAAGACCAGCAAAAGAAGGAGAAAAAGTAATAGCTGAGGCCTTTGAGGAGAGCGTTGGAAAAACCACTTCCCTATACAGAATAGTTGTAAAAAATATTGAAGGAAAACTGATAGCATATGTTACTGCATTAGTTTATCATTTAGATAATGACAGAAAGATCTAG
- a CDS encoding enoyl-CoA hydratase-related protein has product MIKVDNKEGYVIVTLSRPEKLNALNLQMRNELISKLREINANPKIRTVILTGEGRAFCVGADVNEFAQDFALDLRETFYPIIREIRFSDKIYISAINGVTAGACIGISLATDFKFAKKDVRFVTAFQRLGLASDTGVAYFILKLARDQRAYEIAVLGGEFTADEAEKWGLLKVTENPLQEAEQLAVKMNIGPFQSYVAGKRMANLVIYNDLEKFLEYESAIQGYLGKTEDFKEGISAFRDKREPKFRGF; this is encoded by the coding sequence ATGATAAAGGTGGATAATAAAGAGGGTTATGTAATAGTTACTTTAAGCAGACCAGAGAAATTAAACGCGTTGAACTTACAGATGAGAAATGAATTAATATCAAAATTAAGAGAGATTAATGCTAATCCTAAAATTAGAACTGTGATATTAACTGGTGAAGGGAGAGCATTTTGTGTTGGAGCAGACGTTAATGAGTTCGCTCAAGATTTCGCTCTAGATTTAAGAGAAACGTTTTACCCTATAATAAGGGAAATACGATTTTCTGATAAAATATACATATCTGCGATAAATGGTGTAACTGCAGGAGCTTGTATAGGAATAAGTTTAGCTACAGATTTCAAATTCGCTAAGAAAGATGTTAGGTTTGTAACTGCTTTCCAAAGACTTGGATTAGCCTCAGACACTGGAGTGGCGTATTTTATTTTAAAACTTGCTAGAGATCAGAGGGCTTACGAAATAGCCGTACTTGGAGGAGAATTTACTGCTGATGAAGCCGAAAAATGGGGATTATTGAAGGTAACTGAAAACCCATTACAAGAAGCTGAACAATTAGCAGTTAAGATGAATATTGGTCCATTTCAATCCTATGTAGCCGGAAAAAGAATGGCAAATCTAGTAATATATAACGATTTAGAGAAATTCCTGGAATACGAATCAGCCATTCAAGGATATTTAGGTAAGACAGAAGATTTCAAAGAAGGTATATCAGCATTTAGAGATAAAAGAGAGCCTAAATTTAGGGGATTTTAA
- a CDS encoding enoyl-CoA hydratase/isomerase family protein, with product MYSTIQIEVRENIGIIKLNRPDRLNAINFQMVDDLVKALDELENDSRVKVVIITGNGRAFSAGADVKEMLETPLEDIMKKGHMPLWEKLRTFKKPIIAALNGITAGGGLELAMACDIIISSESAKLGQPEINLGIMPGAGGTQRLTRVLGKYKAMELVLTGKLIDAREAEKYGLVNKVVPDNALIDEAIRLAKEIAEKPMISLMLAKESVAKAWETLLQQGLDIERRNFYLALNTKEAKEGMKAFLEKRKPRWEDDKGG from the coding sequence ATGTATAGTACTATACAAATAGAAGTTAGGGAAAATATAGGAATTATAAAACTTAATAGACCAGATAGACTAAATGCAATTAACTTTCAGATGGTCGATGATTTAGTCAAGGCTTTAGACGAATTAGAAAATGATAGTAGAGTTAAGGTCGTAATAATAACTGGCAATGGTAGAGCTTTTTCCGCAGGTGCGGATGTTAAAGAAATGTTGGAGACTCCTTTAGAAGACATAATGAAGAAAGGGCATATGCCATTATGGGAGAAACTGAGAACTTTTAAAAAACCGATCATAGCAGCGCTAAATGGCATCACCGCTGGAGGTGGACTAGAGCTTGCAATGGCATGTGATATAATAATATCCTCAGAGTCCGCAAAATTAGGTCAGCCGGAAATAAATTTAGGTATTATGCCAGGTGCTGGAGGAACGCAGAGACTAACGAGAGTATTGGGAAAGTATAAAGCCATGGAGCTAGTCCTTACTGGAAAGCTAATTGACGCCAGGGAAGCTGAAAAATATGGCCTAGTTAATAAAGTAGTTCCCGATAACGCTCTAATCGATGAGGCAATCAGATTAGCTAAAGAGATAGCTGAAAAGCCAATGATATCCTTAATGTTGGCTAAAGAGTCAGTAGCGAAAGCATGGGAAACACTATTACAACAAGGATTAGATATAGAAAGAAGAAATTTCTATTTAGCATTAAACACGAAGGAAGCCAAAGAAGGGATGAAGGCATTTCTTGAAAAGAGGAAACCTAGGTGGGAAGATGATAAAGGTGGATAA
- a CDS encoding thiolase domain-containing protein: MTRKVAIIGVGNSKFGRRDDVSIQELAWESIREAFNDSGVSQRDIGLVVVGSTAYRGVELYPAPIVAEYSGLSGKVPLRVEAMCATGLAAALTAYTAVASGLVDIAMAVGVDKMTEVDTSTSLAIGGRGGNYQWEYHFYGTTFPTYYALYATRHMAVYGTTEEQMALVAVKAHKYGAMNPKAHFQKPVTVQDVLKSRVVSWPIKLLDSCPISDGSATAIFASEEKVKELKIDTPIWISGVGYANDYAYVAKRGEWTGFKATQLAARQAYEMAKVSPNDIEVATVHDAFTIAEIMGYEDLGFTEKGKGGKFIEEGQSEKGGKVGVNLFGGLKAKGHPLGATGLSMIYEITKQLRDDAGNLQQPLKKYVGLVHNVGGTGHFAYVMILRR, from the coding sequence ATGACAAGAAAAGTTGCAATAATAGGTGTAGGCAATTCTAAATTTGGAAGAAGAGATGACGTTTCTATTCAAGAATTAGCATGGGAATCAATTAGGGAAGCGTTCAACGATAGTGGTGTGTCTCAAAGAGATATAGGTTTAGTAGTTGTAGGAAGCACTGCATATAGGGGAGTTGAATTATATCCCGCTCCGATTGTGGCAGAATATTCTGGATTATCTGGTAAGGTTCCGTTGCGTGTAGAAGCTATGTGTGCTACTGGACTTGCAGCAGCGTTAACTGCGTACACTGCTGTTGCTTCTGGATTAGTAGACATTGCGATGGCCGTAGGAGTAGATAAGATGACTGAAGTGGATACTTCAACATCTTTAGCAATAGGTGGGAGAGGAGGCAATTATCAGTGGGAATATCACTTTTATGGCACTACATTTCCAACTTATTACGCATTATATGCTACAAGACATATGGCAGTTTATGGTACAACTGAAGAACAAATGGCTCTAGTTGCGGTAAAAGCTCATAAGTACGGTGCTATGAATCCTAAGGCTCATTTTCAGAAGCCGGTTACAGTCCAGGATGTTCTTAAATCTAGAGTAGTTTCTTGGCCAATTAAGTTACTTGACTCATGTCCCATAAGTGATGGTTCTGCAACTGCAATCTTTGCGTCAGAGGAGAAAGTCAAGGAGCTCAAAATTGATACGCCAATTTGGATATCTGGAGTGGGATATGCAAATGATTATGCATATGTTGCTAAAAGAGGGGAGTGGACTGGATTTAAGGCTACTCAGCTAGCTGCTAGGCAAGCATATGAAATGGCTAAAGTAAGTCCTAATGACATAGAAGTAGCTACGGTCCATGATGCGTTTACTATAGCAGAAATTATGGGATATGAGGATTTGGGTTTCACTGAAAAAGGCAAAGGTGGCAAGTTTATAGAAGAAGGTCAAAGTGAAAAAGGAGGCAAAGTTGGTGTAAATCTATTTGGAGGTTTGAAGGCTAAAGGTCATCCATTAGGGGCCACTGGTCTTTCAATGATTTATGAAATAACAAAGCAATTAAGAGATGATGCAGGGAATTTACAACAACCTCTTAAAAAATATGTTGGTCTTGTTCATAATGTTGGTGGTACCGGTCATTTCGCGTATGTAATGATCCTTAGGAGGTAA
- a CDS encoding Zn-ribbon domain-containing OB-fold protein — translation MQTDAIPLSLKYKIKYPDEFIDAVKRGEILATKCRNCGAVYFPPQRDCYNCGKSEMEWIKVSNEGEIMTYSIVTQKPQGFEEYADYIIGIVKTKDNINLMAWIKGQPKVGARVRLTTDGVRIIGEVLG, via the coding sequence ATGCAAACAGACGCTATTCCTCTATCGCTAAAATACAAGATAAAGTATCCCGATGAGTTCATAGATGCTGTTAAGCGTGGTGAGATTTTAGCCACTAAATGCAGAAATTGCGGTGCAGTATATTTTCCACCTCAAAGAGATTGCTATAACTGTGGTAAGAGCGAGATGGAATGGATTAAGGTTAGCAACGAAGGCGAAATAATGACTTATAGTATTGTAACTCAGAAACCTCAAGGGTTTGAAGAGTATGCTGACTACATAATTGGTATAGTGAAGACTAAGGATAACATTAATCTAATGGCTTGGATTAAGGGTCAACCAAAGGTAGGCGCTAGGGTAAGATTAACTACAGACGGGGTTAGGATAATAGGTGAGGTATTAGGATGA
- a CDS encoding phenylacetate--CoA ligase produces the protein MNVKITYDETNPKALNKEEIRDIQRFRLRSLIKRVYESSPYYHKLFREKGLRADDIKSPEDLVKIPFTTKEDLRKHAYPHGGDFLAVPFEKVVGWHMTSGTTGIPTVNAYTWNDIEVWTNLVARSLVTAGVTKNDIVMNIYGYGLFTGGIGLHQGIQRIGAKVIPWSTGRTEALAKALKDFKATVITGTPSYELLVAETLSKLGINAESELQLRLAIPGAETMTREILERIEVELGLKVRNGHALEIYGLTEGLGPGVAQECPNDNHEWLHIWSDHYLVEIIDPDTGERVSEGEEGEMVITTLTKEAMPLIRYRTRDITSIIESDDEIPFPKIRIIKGRIDDVIFYKGVKLFPTAIAHVLMSHQDVIEFQIVVDRSTREHRLIIRVETEKPSEKLREKLIEEIRTVAFVTPEVEFVDVGTLPRFEGKSKRVVIKE, from the coding sequence ATGAACGTTAAAATAACTTATGATGAGACAAATCCTAAAGCGTTGAATAAGGAGGAAATAAGGGATATTCAGAGGTTTAGATTAAGAAGCCTAATAAAGAGGGTATACGAAAGTTCCCCTTATTATCATAAGCTCTTTAGGGAGAAGGGGCTAAGAGCAGATGATATAAAGTCTCCAGAGGATTTGGTCAAAATTCCATTTACAACTAAGGAAGATTTAAGAAAACACGCATATCCTCATGGTGGAGATTTTTTAGCAGTTCCTTTTGAGAAAGTAGTAGGATGGCATATGACGTCTGGAACTACTGGTATTCCCACAGTTAATGCATACACGTGGAATGATATTGAGGTTTGGACTAACCTTGTAGCAAGAAGTTTAGTTACTGCCGGGGTAACTAAAAACGATATAGTTATGAATATCTATGGTTATGGACTATTTACAGGTGGGATAGGTCTCCACCAAGGAATTCAGAGAATAGGAGCTAAGGTGATACCTTGGAGTACTGGAAGGACAGAGGCTTTAGCTAAAGCCTTAAAGGACTTTAAGGCGACTGTAATAACTGGAACTCCCTCATACGAATTATTAGTAGCGGAGACTTTGAGTAAATTAGGGATAAACGCGGAAAGTGAATTACAGCTTAGGCTGGCAATTCCTGGCGCTGAAACAATGACAAGGGAAATATTAGAGAGGATTGAGGTAGAATTAGGCTTAAAAGTTAGAAATGGGCATGCGTTAGAAATTTATGGTCTGACTGAGGGTTTAGGACCTGGTGTGGCTCAAGAATGTCCTAATGATAACCATGAATGGTTACACATTTGGTCAGATCATTATTTGGTAGAGATAATTGATCCAGATACTGGTGAGAGGGTTTCCGAGGGAGAGGAAGGAGAAATGGTAATAACTACGCTCACTAAAGAAGCTATGCCGTTAATAAGATATAGGACGAGGGATATTACTAGCATCATAGAAAGTGATGATGAAATACCTTTTCCTAAAATTAGAATTATTAAGGGAAGAATAGATGACGTCATATTTTACAAAGGTGTAAAACTTTTTCCTACAGCAATTGCACATGTTTTAATGTCTCATCAAGATGTGATAGAGTTTCAAATAGTTGTGGATAGATCTACTAGAGAACATAGACTAATAATTAGGGTAGAAACTGAAAAACCATCAGAAAAACTAAGAGAAAAACTAATAGAAGAAATTAGGACAGTAGCATTTGTAACACCAG